In one window of Kitasatospora sp. MMS16-BH015 DNA:
- a CDS encoding non-ribosomal peptide synthetase, whose protein sequence is MYDAELDTTAEAGFRLSPPQLLAWPHAAGRRVQARILVEGAVAPERLEQALRQVAERHESLRARLVEVPGLSVPLQSVAPAAALAWHREHLPVEAAAARAAVEAAAAADLAEPWPGAVRARLLLGADGSDGAVLLVTADGLFADRRSLLVVLAELAAILGGTGLPEEPLQYLDAAEWLGEQLATDEARARMDAWLARELAVAGGVEPASEPGPAGEPVLVSAEPEPALVAALDRTAAELGAGPAAVLLGAWQLLLGRLTGQEEVVTAVRADTRGLAELDEVVGLFETGVPVLGTLSGALPFASLVRDLDRALAAVPAAQFAFDGARAAEPLPFGFACTELPAGLPAGAGRLTVTDLCTGHGGSALHLGVARPAGGRLLLSLARDEQRVSHRHARVLADQYLSVLRAVVARPHARLGDLGLAQDPAVAGFPVLPAGALSPAAGPALAHLRFEQRAAERPEALAVVCGEQELTYREAEARANRLAAALRARGVGPDAPVALVLERSVDYVVGLLGVLKAGGAFVPLDPGLPAARARAVLDELRPAVLLTHRGLLDPEVAGAVPVLDLDTARLEDWPDTPVESAARPEHTAYVIFTSGSTGRPKGVAVPHRAVCAYLDGVLPVLDLPEDELLGTLATPAADLGHTAVFGALCTGRSLFLAVPEEVLDGAGLAARFRDRPLGLLKIVPSHLAALLDAPGAEALLPSRCLVLGGEPLPTALLERIRALRPGLRVVNHYGPTEAAVGALAHEVAGPERGPAPIGRPLAGYRAYLLDAGLRPVLRGAVGELYLAGPGLARGYQGRPGATAERFLPDPFAAEPGARMYRTGDLVRLRPDGAAVFLGRTDHQVKIRGHRVELGEIEAELRRDADVADAVVVAEADGARLTAFVVARRGRSVDTEELRQGLRLRLPEYLVPTAIAALPALPLSPNGKVDRRALPTVDQAASRTARYAAPTTETETLLAGLWAEVLGCERVGREDSFFQELGGNSLDATRVVARIRAATGVGLHVSALFEAPTVARLAALVDGSAVDTGAGAIVPVERTGPMPLSYAQRRLWVLSEVDGVRTAYHIPAAVRIRGELDVDLLVEALREVVHRHEALRTNVVLVDGTPRQVVREPGGFAVPVRETAEGEVPERARVFAARPFDLARDELFRAELLRVGPREHVLLLCLHHIVSDGWSTALLWREVVTRYGDRRAGRVPAPAPLPVQYADYAVWQNAWLDEGGTAPQLDYWTEQLRDLPAALELPTDRPRPKVQGYHGASVPIEIGAETLAGLRALSHERQASVFMVLLAAFNVLLARHSGQQDIAVGTPVANRTRAEVEHLIGCFFNTLVIRTDLSGDPEFTELLDRVRAAVLAGQAHQDLPFERLVEALNPPRDPGRSPLFQTLFVYQPAPDEGLTMDGLRLDSLPIGGEVAKYDLTLDLTEHAHGVSGRIEYRTDLFEAETVQRLGRQFLELLGSVLRTPRARTGELTLLPAAERDLLLHGWNSGYLDRPDAPWAADAFEERVRRHPEATALVHGERRLSYRELDRAANRLAHALRSAGVAGNGLVGLWLDRSVETVVAVLAVLKAGAAYLPLDPDAPTARNRELIADARLGFVITTGERSADLPSEVVAVDPVQETGEDSAPARRSDPEDLAYVIHTSGSTGRPKGVMIGQRNLAGFFAAMDEQLGGDRPGTWLAVTRYTFDISVLELLWTLTRGFEVVLADDELVLSEGRRGPRPRTPDFSLFYFASDAGDREADKYRLLLEGAKWADRQGFAAVWTPERHFGTFGGLYPNPVVTSAALATATSRIGLRTGSLVLPLHDPIRVAEDWAVVDNISGGRVGLSVASGWQPHDFALAPGKFADRKEVMFRDLEVVRRLWRGESVRTVSGTGEEIEVRTLPRPVQPELPVWVTAAGNPETFRRAGAVGANLLTHLLGQSVEDLAESVRVYRTARAEAGHPGPGHVTLMLHTFVSGDEEAVRRTVREPFKNYLRQSVDLVRPIARDRGLELEDFDEGDLDALLDHAFQRYYETSGLFGTPEGCVAMVDRLSEVGVDEIACLVDFGVPADEVLAALPQLAELRRLADSAPDRAPRDIAGMIERHGVTHLQCTPSLAAVLIADEQVRAALGSLDRMLVGGEALTPALAEQLAQAVGGRLLNVYGPTEATIWSTAHPVHEGSHSIGRPLSNTRAYVLDERGAPVPIGVPGELHLGGTGVAAGYLHQPELTAERFLADPFAADPAARMYRTGDLVRYRSNGEIEYLGRRDGQVKIHGFRVEPGEIEAALAAAPGVRHAAVVAAEDGRGGQRLIGYLVLAGPLDEEELRRHLEARLPRHLVPAQFVALAAMPLLPSGKTDRRALPEPPPLRRRTPSATAPATATERSLAGIWRDLLRCGEIGVEDNFFDLGGDSIVAIQMVSRARQAGIVLTARDLFQHQTLGELAAVARQDGRITAEQGVLVGESGLAPIQHWFFEQRLADQHHYNQAVLADVLAGPLDLALLARARDAVLRHHDALRNTFHPDPTGWIQRTGAPEPVTEPIEHVELGALPPADWPAELEAVQNRAHRALDLDRGPLLRMVSVGYGGHRPDQLFTVIHHTVVDGVSWRILLEDLQHAYRLLRDGHRVELPAKTTSYREWIARLAQEAASDRTLAELDYWTEQVEGPHPAHALPRDRDGGNTEAAARTTTAEFTTEETEALLHEVPRAHHADLHVLLLCALAEACAQWTGSSSLLLDLEGHGREELFEDVDLSRSVGWFTALYPLRIDLPTDPAERPAAVREQVRRIPRRGIGHGLLRHLHPDASVRSRLAAGHRPEIVFNYLGQADASHRDGALLALATGSVGAPHAPAQTRRHLLNVNGLVAGGRLRVDFTFSEAVHDPATIRDLADRFGDLLRRRVADCRAGLIRLAPSDFPDVELTQESLDDLLGEIRDQEGEPA, encoded by the coding sequence ATGTACGACGCCGAGCTCGACACCACGGCGGAGGCCGGATTCCGCCTGTCCCCGCCGCAGCTGCTGGCTTGGCCGCACGCCGCCGGTCGGCGGGTGCAGGCCCGGATCCTCGTCGAGGGAGCGGTGGCGCCCGAGCGGCTGGAGCAGGCGCTGCGTCAGGTGGCGGAGCGTCACGAGTCGCTCCGCGCCCGCCTAGTCGAGGTGCCCGGGCTGTCCGTGCCGCTGCAGTCGGTGGCACCGGCCGCAGCCCTGGCCTGGCACCGGGAGCACCTGCCGGTCGAGGCGGCGGCGGCCCGGGCCGCGGTCGAGGCCGCCGCTGCGGCGGACCTGGCCGAGCCCTGGCCAGGAGCCGTGCGGGCGCGGCTGCTGCTCGGCGCGGACGGATCGGACGGGGCGGTGCTGCTGGTGACGGCGGACGGGCTGTTCGCCGACCGCAGGTCGCTGCTGGTGGTCCTGGCGGAGCTGGCCGCGATCCTCGGTGGCACCGGCCTGCCGGAGGAGCCGCTGCAGTACCTGGACGCGGCGGAGTGGCTCGGCGAGCAGCTCGCCACGGACGAGGCGCGGGCGCGGATGGACGCCTGGCTGGCCCGCGAGCTGGCCGTCGCCGGCGGGGTGGAGCCGGCCTCGGAGCCGGGCCCGGCGGGCGAGCCGGTGCTGGTGTCGGCGGAGCCGGAGCCGGCTCTGGTGGCGGCCCTGGACCGGACGGCCGCCGAGCTCGGGGCCGGGCCGGCCGCGGTGCTGCTCGGCGCCTGGCAGCTCCTGCTCGGCAGGTTGACCGGGCAGGAGGAGGTCGTCACCGCCGTCCGGGCCGACACTCGCGGCCTGGCCGAACTGGACGAGGTGGTCGGCCTGTTCGAGACGGGGGTGCCCGTGCTCGGCACCCTGTCCGGCGCCCTGCCGTTCGCCTCGCTGGTCCGCGACCTCGACCGGGCCCTCGCCGCCGTCCCGGCCGCCCAGTTCGCCTTCGACGGCGCGCGGGCCGCCGAGCCGCTCCCGTTCGGCTTCGCCTGCACCGAGCTGCCCGCCGGTCTGCCGGCCGGCGCCGGGCGGCTGACCGTGACGGACCTGTGCACCGGGCACGGCGGCTCGGCGCTGCACCTCGGTGTGGCGCGGCCGGCCGGCGGCCGGCTCCTGCTCTCGCTGGCCCGGGACGAGCAGCGGGTCTCCCACCGGCACGCACGGGTGCTGGCGGACCAGTACCTCTCGGTGCTGCGCGCGGTGGTCGCGCGGCCGCACGCCCGGCTCGGCGACCTCGGCCTGGCGCAGGACCCGGCGGTCGCCGGCTTCCCCGTGCTCCCGGCCGGCGCGCTCTCCCCGGCCGCCGGCCCCGCGCTGGCCCATCTGCGGTTCGAGCAGCGGGCGGCCGAGCGGCCCGAGGCGCTCGCCGTGGTCTGCGGAGAGCAGGAGCTGACCTACCGTGAGGCGGAGGCCCGGGCCAACCGGCTGGCGGCCGCGCTGCGGGCGCGCGGTGTCGGCCCGGACGCACCGGTCGCCCTGGTGCTGGAGCGCTCCGTCGACTACGTGGTCGGGCTGCTCGGCGTGCTCAAGGCCGGCGGAGCCTTCGTGCCGCTCGATCCCGGCCTGCCGGCCGCGCGGGCGCGCGCCGTGCTCGACGAGCTCCGGCCTGCGGTGCTGCTCACCCACCGCGGCCTGCTCGACCCCGAGGTGGCGGGGGCGGTGCCCGTGCTCGACCTGGACACGGCCCGGCTGGAGGACTGGCCCGACACTCCGGTCGAGTCGGCGGCCCGCCCCGAGCACACCGCCTACGTGATCTTCACCTCCGGCTCCACCGGCCGGCCCAAGGGCGTGGCCGTGCCGCACCGGGCGGTCTGCGCCTACCTGGACGGCGTGCTGCCCGTCCTGGACCTGCCCGAGGACGAGCTGCTGGGCACCCTGGCGACCCCGGCGGCCGACCTGGGCCACACCGCCGTCTTCGGCGCGCTGTGCACCGGACGCTCGCTGTTCCTCGCCGTGCCCGAGGAGGTGCTCGACGGCGCGGGCCTGGCCGCACGGTTCCGTGACCGGCCGCTCGGCCTGCTGAAGATCGTGCCCTCGCACCTGGCCGCGCTGCTCGACGCGCCCGGAGCGGAGGCGCTGCTGCCGTCCCGGTGCCTCGTGCTGGGCGGCGAGCCGCTCCCGACCGCGCTGCTTGAGCGGATCCGGGCGCTGCGCCCCGGGCTGCGCGTGGTCAACCACTACGGCCCGACGGAGGCCGCCGTCGGCGCGCTGGCCCACGAGGTGGCGGGGCCGGAGCGGGGCCCGGCCCCGATCGGCCGGCCGCTGGCCGGCTACCGCGCCTACCTGCTCGACGCCGGGCTCCGGCCCGTGCTCCGGGGGGCGGTCGGGGAGCTGTACCTCGCCGGGCCCGGTCTGGCCCGCGGCTACCAGGGCCGCCCCGGGGCCACCGCCGAGCGCTTCCTGCCCGATCCGTTCGCTGCGGAGCCCGGTGCCCGGATGTACCGCACCGGGGACCTCGTCCGGCTGCGCCCCGACGGCGCCGCGGTCTTCCTCGGCCGCACCGACCACCAGGTGAAGATCCGGGGACACCGGGTCGAGCTGGGCGAGATCGAGGCCGAGCTGCGCCGCGACGCCGACGTCGCGGACGCCGTGGTGGTGGCGGAGGCGGACGGCGCGCGCCTGACGGCCTTCGTGGTGGCGCGGCGCGGCCGCTCGGTGGACACCGAGGAGCTCCGGCAGGGGCTGCGGCTGCGGCTGCCGGAGTACCTGGTGCCCACCGCGATCGCCGCCCTGCCCGCCCTGCCGCTGAGCCCGAACGGGAAGGTGGACCGCCGGGCGCTGCCCACCGTCGACCAGGCCGCCTCCCGGACCGCGCGCTACGCCGCCCCCACGACGGAGACCGAGACCCTCCTGGCGGGCCTGTGGGCGGAGGTCCTCGGCTGCGAGCGGGTCGGCCGCGAGGACTCCTTCTTCCAGGAGCTGGGCGGCAATTCGCTCGACGCCACCCGCGTGGTGGCCCGCATCCGCGCGGCGACCGGCGTCGGCCTGCACGTCAGCGCCCTGTTCGAGGCCCCCACGGTGGCGCGCCTGGCGGCACTGGTCGACGGGTCGGCGGTGGACACCGGCGCCGGGGCGATCGTCCCGGTCGAGCGGACCGGCCCGATGCCGCTCTCCTACGCCCAGCGCCGGCTCTGGGTCCTCTCCGAGGTGGACGGGGTGCGGACGGCCTACCACATCCCGGCGGCCGTCCGGATCCGGGGCGAACTGGACGTCGACCTCCTGGTCGAGGCCCTACGCGAGGTGGTGCACCGGCACGAGGCGCTGCGTACGAACGTCGTCCTGGTCGACGGGACGCCCCGTCAGGTGGTCCGCGAACCCGGCGGGTTCGCCGTCCCCGTCCGGGAGACCGCCGAGGGGGAGGTGCCCGAGCGGGCCCGCGTCTTCGCGGCCCGGCCCTTCGACCTGGCACGGGACGAGCTGTTCCGGGCCGAGCTGCTGCGGGTCGGGCCCCGGGAGCACGTGCTGCTGCTCTGCCTCCACCACATCGTCTCCGACGGGTGGTCGACCGCGCTGCTGTGGCGCGAGGTGGTGACCCGATACGGCGACCGCCGCGCCGGACGCGTCCCGGCCCCGGCCCCGCTGCCGGTCCAGTACGCCGACTACGCGGTCTGGCAGAACGCCTGGCTGGACGAGGGCGGCACCGCCCCGCAACTGGATTACTGGACGGAGCAGTTGCGGGATCTGCCCGCCGCACTGGAGCTGCCGACCGACCGTCCGCGGCCCAAGGTCCAGGGCTACCACGGGGCTTCGGTCCCGATCGAGATCGGGGCCGAGACCCTCGCCGGGCTGCGCGCGCTCTCCCACGAGCGGCAGGCCAGCGTGTTCATGGTGCTGCTGGCCGCATTCAACGTGCTGCTGGCCCGGCACAGCGGCCAGCAGGACATCGCCGTGGGCACGCCGGTGGCGAACCGCACCCGGGCCGAGGTGGAGCACCTGATCGGCTGCTTCTTCAACACGCTGGTGATCCGGACCGACCTCTCCGGCGACCCGGAGTTCACCGAGCTGCTCGACCGGGTCCGCGCGGCGGTGCTGGCCGGCCAGGCGCACCAGGACCTGCCCTTCGAGCGGCTGGTGGAGGCGCTGAACCCGCCCCGGGACCCCGGCCGCTCCCCGCTCTTCCAGACCCTCTTCGTCTACCAGCCGGCCCCGGACGAGGGCCTGACGATGGACGGCCTCCGCCTTGACTCCCTGCCGATCGGTGGTGAGGTCGCCAAGTACGACCTCACCCTCGACCTGACCGAGCACGCGCACGGGGTGTCCGGGCGGATCGAGTACCGGACCGACCTGTTCGAGGCGGAGACCGTGCAGCGGCTCGGCCGGCAGTTCCTGGAGCTGCTCGGCTCCGTCCTGCGGACTCCGCGGGCGCGCACGGGCGAGCTGACCCTGCTGCCGGCGGCCGAGCGCGACCTGCTGCTGCACGGCTGGAACTCCGGGTACCTCGACCGGCCGGACGCCCCCTGGGCGGCCGACGCCTTCGAGGAGCGGGTGCGGCGCCACCCGGAGGCCACCGCGCTCGTCCACGGCGAGCGCCGCCTGAGCTACCGGGAGCTCGACCGGGCCGCGAACCGGCTGGCCCACGCCCTGCGGTCGGCCGGAGTCGCCGGCAACGGGCTGGTGGGCCTCTGGCTGGACCGCTCGGTGGAAACGGTCGTCGCCGTGCTCGCCGTGCTCAAGGCCGGCGCCGCCTACCTCCCGCTCGACCCCGACGCCCCGACGGCGCGCAACCGGGAGTTGATCGCGGACGCGCGCCTCGGCTTCGTGATCACGACCGGGGAGCGCTCGGCGGACCTGCCCTCCGAGGTGGTCGCCGTCGACCCCGTCCAGGAGACCGGCGAGGACTCCGCCCCGGCGCGCCGGAGCGATCCCGAGGACCTCGCCTACGTCATCCACACCTCGGGCTCGACCGGCCGCCCCAAGGGCGTCATGATCGGGCAGCGGAACCTGGCCGGCTTCTTCGCGGCCATGGACGAGCAGCTCGGCGGCGACCGGCCCGGCACCTGGCTGGCCGTCACCCGGTACACCTTCGACATCTCGGTGCTGGAACTGCTCTGGACCCTGACCCGGGGTTTCGAGGTCGTCCTCGCCGACGACGAGCTGGTGCTCAGCGAGGGGCGGCGCGGACCGCGGCCCCGGACGCCGGACTTCAGCCTGTTCTACTTCGCGAGCGACGCCGGGGACCGCGAGGCGGACAAGTACCGCCTGCTGCTGGAGGGCGCGAAGTGGGCCGACCGGCAGGGCTTCGCCGCCGTCTGGACCCCGGAGCGTCACTTCGGCACCTTCGGCGGCCTGTACCCGAACCCGGTGGTCACCTCGGCCGCCCTCGCCACCGCGACCAGCCGGATCGGCCTGCGCACCGGCAGCCTCGTCCTCCCGCTGCACGATCCGATCCGGGTGGCCGAGGACTGGGCGGTGGTCGACAACATCTCGGGCGGCCGGGTCGGGCTCTCGGTCGCCTCCGGGTGGCAGCCGCACGACTTCGCCCTCGCGCCGGGCAAGTTCGCGGACCGCAAGGAGGTCATGTTCCGCGACCTCGAGGTGGTCCGCCGACTGTGGCGCGGCGAGTCGGTGCGCACGGTCTCCGGCACCGGCGAGGAGATCGAGGTCCGCACCCTGCCGCGCCCGGTCCAGCCGGAGCTGCCCGTCTGGGTCACCGCGGCCGGCAACCCCGAGACCTTCCGCCGGGCGGGCGCCGTCGGCGCCAACCTCCTGACCCATCTGCTGGGCCAGTCGGTGGAGGACCTCGCGGAGTCCGTCCGGGTCTACCGCACCGCGCGGGCGGAGGCCGGGCACCCCGGCCCCGGCCACGTCACGCTGATGCTGCACACCTTCGTCTCCGGCGACGAGGAGGCCGTCCGCCGCACCGTGCGCGAGCCGTTCAAGAACTACCTGCGCCAGTCGGTGGACCTGGTCCGCCCGATCGCCCGGGACCGGGGTCTGGAGCTGGAGGACTTCGACGAGGGCGACCTCGACGCGCTCCTCGACCACGCCTTCCAGCGCTACTACGAGACCAGCGGGCTGTTCGGCACCCCCGAGGGCTGCGTGGCGATGGTGGACCGCCTGAGCGAGGTCGGTGTCGACGAGATCGCCTGCCTGGTGGACTTCGGCGTCCCCGCCGACGAGGTGCTCGCGGCGCTGCCCCAGCTGGCGGAGCTGCGCCGGCTGGCCGACTCGGCGCCCGACCGGGCGCCGCGGGACATCGCGGGGATGATCGAGCGGCACGGTGTCACCCACCTGCAGTGCACCCCCTCGCTGGCCGCCGTGCTGATCGCCGACGAGCAGGTGCGGGCCGCACTGGGCTCCCTCGACCGGATGCTGGTCGGCGGTGAGGCCCTGACGCCCGCCCTGGCCGAGCAGTTGGCGCAGGCGGTCGGCGGGCGCCTGCTGAACGTCTACGGGCCGACCGAGGCGACGATCTGGTCCACCGCCCATCCCGTGCACGAGGGCAGCCACTCGATCGGCCGTCCGCTCTCCAACACCAGGGCCTACGTCCTGGACGAGCGGGGGGCGCCGGTGCCGATCGGCGTGCCTGGCGAGCTCCACCTCGGCGGCACCGGTGTCGCGGCGGGCTACCTGCACCAGCCGGAGCTCACCGCGGAGCGCTTCCTCGCGGACCCCTTCGCCGCCGACCCGGCCGCCCGGATGTACCGCACCGGCGACCTGGTCCGCTACCGGTCGAACGGCGAGATCGAGTACCTCGGGCGCCGGGACGGGCAGGTGAAGATCCACGGCTTCCGGGTGGAGCCGGGGGAGATCGAGGCGGCGCTGGCCGCCGCACCGGGCGTCCGGCACGCGGCGGTGGTCGCGGCGGAGGACGGCCGGGGCGGACAACGGCTCATCGGCTACCTGGTCCTCGCCGGGCCGCTGGACGAGGAGGAGCTCCGCCGGCACCTGGAGGCCCGCCTGCCGCGCCACCTGGTCCCCGCCCAGTTCGTCGCCCTGGCGGCGATGCCGCTGCTGCCGAGCGGCAAGACCGATCGGCGGGCCCTGCCGGAGCCGCCGCCACTCCGGCGGCGCACGCCGTCGGCCACGGCGCCCGCGACGGCGACCGAGCGGAGCCTGGCCGGGATCTGGCGCGACCTGCTGCGCTGCGGGGAGATCGGGGTCGAGGACAACTTCTTCGACCTCGGTGGCGACTCGATCGTCGCCATCCAGATGGTCTCGCGCGCCCGGCAGGCGGGCATCGTGCTGACCGCACGGGACCTGTTCCAGCACCAGACGCTGGGCGAACTCGCCGCCGTGGCCCGGCAGGACGGCCGGATCACGGCCGAACAGGGCGTGCTGGTGGGCGAATCCGGGCTCGCCCCGATCCAGCACTGGTTCTTCGAGCAGCGGCTGGCCGACCAGCACCACTACAACCAGGCCGTGCTGGCGGACGTCCTGGCCGGCCCACTCGACCTGGCGCTGCTGGCCCGCGCGCGGGACGCTGTCCTGCGCCACCACGACGCCCTGCGCAACACCTTCCACCCCGACCCGACCGGGTGGATCCAGCGGACCGGCGCGCCGGAGCCGGTCACGGAGCCGATCGAGCACGTCGAGCTGGGCGCCCTGCCGCCGGCGGACTGGCCGGCCGAACTCGAAGCCGTCCAGAACCGCGCGCACCGCGCCCTGGACCTCGACCGCGGGCCGCTGCTGCGGATGGTCTCCGTCGGCTACGGCGGGCACCGGCCCGATCAGCTCTTCACCGTGATCCACCACACCGTGGTGGACGGCGTCTCCTGGCGGATCCTGCTGGAGGACCTGCAGCACGCCTACCGCCTGCTGCGGGACGGCCACCGGGTCGAGCTGCCCGCCAAGACCACCTCCTACCGGGAGTGGATCGCCAGGCTGGCGCAGGAGGCCGCCTCCGATCGGACGCTCGCCGAACTCGACTACTGGACAGAGCAGGTCGAGGGCCCGCACCCGGCCCACGCCCTGCCGCGCGACCGCGACGGCGGCAACACCGAGGCCGCCGCGCGCACCACCACCGCGGAGTTCACCACGGAGGAGACCGAGGCACTCCTGCACGAGGTGCCCCGCGCCCACCACGCCGACCTCCACGTCCTGCTGCTCTGCGCCCTGGCGGAGGCCTGTGCGCAGTGGACCGGTTCGAGTTCGCTGCTGCTGGACCTGGAGGGGCACGGGCGTGAGGAGCTCTTCGAGGACGTCGACCTCTCCCGCTCGGTGGGCTGGTTCACCGCCCTGTACCCGCTGCGCATCGACCTGCCGACCGACCCCGCGGAGCGGCCGGCCGCCGTCCGGGAGCAGGTGCGCCGCATCCCCCGCCGGGGGATCGGGCACGGTCTGCTGCGCCACCTGCACCCCGACGCCTCGGTCAGGTCCCGGCTCGCCGCCGGACACCGGCCCGAGATCGTCTTCAACTACCTGGGGCAGGCGGACGCCTCGCACCGCGACGGCGCCCTGCTCGCGTTGGCCACCGGCTCCGTGGGCGCGCCGCACGCGCCCGCCCAGACCCGGCGGCACCTGCTCAACGTCAACGGACTCGTCGCGGGCGGCCGCCTGCGGGTGGATTTCACCTTCAGCGAGGCCGTGCACGATCCGGCGACGATCCGCGACCTGGCCGACCGCTTCGGTGACCTGCTGCGCCGACGGGTGGCGGACTGCCGGGCGGGCCTGATCCGGCTCGCCCCGTCCGACTTCCCCGACGTGGAGCTGACCCAGGAGTCCCTGGACGACCTGCTCGGTGAGATCCGGGACCAGGAAGGAGAACCGGCGTGA